The genomic window CGGTCCCGCCGGCAGAGTACCTGCTGGCAGCCTGTGGCGTATTCATCCTCGCGACCTATCTCTTCGCCTGGGGACTCGACAGGAACTACCGATCGTACAAGACGGAACGTCCGAACATCGACGAGGAGCAGAACCAGACGCTCGACATGCCGTTCGGTCCGCGATAGCACCGCGAATCGTCACGCGGACGCGTCGTCCTCGGTACCGGGCAGTCAGTCACCGCTGTTCTGCGCGCTCCTCGCTACCCTGCTCGTAGCTTCGACACGGTTTGGCCGTGGAAGAGGAATGACGGCCGATCCGGCAGCAACGGATCCGATCAGATCGACGCCGGGTGCTCGATCCCGCGCAGGAGACGGTGAATCTCGGGCGCTTGCTGGGCGAGCGCCTCCGGGTGGACGCCGATACCGATCACGAGGTCGTCCTCGTGTTGCACCTTCGTGACGTGTACGTAGAGCGTGACCTCCCGACCCTCGATGGTGGTGGTCGTCTCGAAGACGCTGACCGCCGCGGCGTAGCCGAGGACCGGCTCGGTTCGCTCAGAGACCTTCGTGAGATTGCCAAGCTGGCCGACCTCCGATTCGAGCTCCCCCTGGAAGCGTTCCACGAGTTCGCGGTTCGACATCCTGGCGGCGGGGTTGGCAGACTCCCCGGCGACCGAGACGTCCGGCGTCGAGATGACGACGAACCCGCCGGTGTCTCGCTCGAAACGCTCCAGATTCGTGGTCCGGTTGTAGATCGTCGCGTGCGCCGAGGCGTTGATCTCGCGCTCCTGGCCTGCGACTGCCACCGTCTCGTTGAGCCAGAGCGTCCGATGGTCCGAGAACTGGAAACCGGTTTCAGCGAGTGCCTCGTCGCTCACTGCCGCCGGCTCGGAGTCCATCTCGAGACCGTCGCCCAGCACCAGTCCGACGCAACCAGTCGTGACGAGTAACCCGACGACAGCGAGGACGAGCAGCCCCTGCCGCTTCATGCCCGTTCAATTGGTACCAGCCGATAAAGGGTTTCCGGGGGGCGAAGGCCGAGCCTACCGAGTCGGTGGGCGGAGGACAGCGTACGAAGCAACGACGACAGCTAGCCGGAGTAGTGGAGTTTCGCCAGTCGGGCGAGCGTCGGAACGTCCCGGAGATGGAGCAGGCTCGCGATCGCGCGCTTGTTCCCCTCGTTCGCCTCGGCGAGGGTGTTCTTCGCAGCGCTCCGGAGGTCGTTCATGAGCTGATCGTAGCGACCGTTCGGAGCGAGGTAGAGCAGCTTCGTCATCAGGAGCCGCTTGTTGACGTTCGGGGCGACGTCCTGGTGCCAGAGCTTGTCGTAGATCGACAGCTTCTCCGCGGAGGTGTTCACCTCGCCGGTCAGCGCGTGGTCTGCGACGATCGCCGCCGAGCGAGCGGACTTCATGCACTTGTGGATGCCCTCTCCCCAGAGCGGATCGATCGTCGGAACGGTGTCGCCGATCGCCATGAACGAGTCCGTCGACAGCGACGTCGGGGGCTGGATGTGAGCCGATCCACGGTGTTGCTTGCCCTCGAGTCGGGTGGCGTCCTGGAGCCGGGGATCTTTCCCGACCCAGTAGTCGAGGTAGCCGTCGATCGTCCGGTCGGCGGTGGCGTAACGCTGGTAGCTCTCGTTCTGGATGTAGCACAGGCCGACCTTCGCCGTGTCGTCGCCCGTGTGGAAGATCCAGGAGTACCCACCCGGCGCGAGGTCGTGGTCGAGGCGGAGCATCATCGCGTCGGCGAGGTCGGCGTGGCCGTCGGCGTCGAGATTCACGCCTTCGAACTCGTACTCGATCCCGATTGCCTGGTTCCGTCGCTCGAGGTTGCTGACGCCCAACTTCTTGGCGAGCGGCGCGCTCGGCCCCGTCGCGTCGACGATCACCTCGCCGCGAACTTCCTCGTCGCCGTTGTAGGTGACGCCGACCAGTTCGCCGCCCTCCGTGAGTGGCGCCGTCACCCGCGCGTCCCAGATGTAGTCGGCCCCCTTCTCCTGGCTGTCGGCCACGAGGAATCGTTTGAAGTCGGCGAACTCGAGGACGGCACCCGGTTGGTCCTGCACGTAGAAGTCGTTCGGAGATTCTAGCACTACCTCGTCGGTGAACTGCATCACGACGTCGTCGGGGATCCCGAAGGCTGCCATCATCGAGGGGAAGGTGCCCCCGGTGGACTTGTTCGACTGTGCGGGGAACTCGTCCTCGGCTTCCGTCTCGAGGACCACCACGTCGTATCCCCGCGCGGCCACGTCCCGAGCGCACTGCGCGCCAGCCGGGCCCGCGCCGGCGATCACCACGTCGTAGTGGTCGTCCATGGGCGAAGGTCCGCCCTGACGGTTATGAATATTGCTGAATGCAGTGGCCATGCCGGCGAATCCCGGCGTTTGCCGCAGGTCAGATTTCGCTGGCTGCCGAGCGTGACTCTCACTCGACGGTACCGCGGTCGCCGGCTTCCCAACGCCTTTCATCTGACGGTGGCAAGTGTCGGCCGATGAGTGAGCAGCTTCCAGCAGCGGCTGATTGTCCGACAATCGACGGCGTCCCAGCGCTCGGCATCGGGACCTGGGAGAACGAGGACCCAGAACAGTGTGCCGAAAGCGTCCGGACGGCCCTCGAAGCGGGCTATCGCCACGTCGACACCGCACAGATCTACGGCAACGAAGAAGCGGTCGGCAACGGCATCGCCGCTGCCAACGTGGATCGCGAGGACATCTTCCTCGCGACCAAGGTATGGATCGACAACCTCGACCACGACGACGTGATCGCGACGACCGAGGAGAGCCTCGAGAAACTCGGCGTCGACCGCGTCGACCTCCTCTACGTCCACTGGCCTGCGCGTGCGTACGATCCCGAGGACAGCCTCTCGGCGTTCGCCGAACTCCGCGAGCGCGGTTTGATCGACCACGTCGGCGTGAGTAACTTCCTGCCCGAGCAGGTCGATCGCGCCATCGAGGTCTCGGAGGCGCCCATCGTCGCCAATCAGGTCGAACTCCACCCGTACCTGCCACAGTACGACCTGGTCGAGCACTGCCAGGACCGCGACGTGACCGTCGTGGGCTACTCCCCGCTCGCACGCGGGAACGTGCTGGACGACGACACCATCGGTGCCATCGCCGAGAAGCACGGCGTCAGCGAGGCACAGGTCAGCCTCGCCTGGCTGCGCCAGCGCGACGTCGTGACGATTCCGAAGGCTACCAGCGCCGAACACGTCCACGACAACTGGAAGAGCCTGGACCTGACCCTCGACGACGAGGACGTCGAGCAGATCGAATCGATCGAGCACCGCGAACGGCAGGTCGATCCGAGCTTCGGCCCCTGGAACTAGGCCCGGTTCGCTCGGCAGCACGGTCGGTGCTACGACCGGTGGCACGATCGGTGGTACGTTCGGCTTACCGATCCCCACCTCGGCGAGCAGGATTCCGCCGTCGTTCCCCAACATTCAATTCCCGGCGGCGCGCAGGCAGTTAGTATGGCAGCCGGCTCTGCGCGCGGCGGCGTCCTCGACGGGGTCAAGATCGACCTCCGACGGCTCCACGACACGTGGATGGAGCTGATCTTCCCCCGCCAGCGGCAGGCGCACTCCGTCCTCGGTCGATGGACCCCGAACACGACCTCCGGGCAGATCCTCTACAAGATCTGGGGCGCGCTCGGCATCCTCATGGTCGGGATCCTCTATCCGCTCGCCCTCTTCGGCGTCGTCACGCGCTTTTACTCCCGTCGCATCGACACGATGATCGCAGGTATCGGCATCCTTGGCGTGGTGCTCGTCGCCGCCGTCGTCTGGGGCGGCCTCGCGATCGCAGCACACTTCAGACTCTCCTGGAATGGATTCGTCGCCGTCGCCGCGGCGGGCGGCGTCGCCACGATATCGGCGGGGATCGCGGCGCTCTGCACGCGCTACGGTGGCCGGGGATTGACCATCGGCATCGCCTATCCAGCGGCGATGACGGCCATCTTCCTGCCGCCGATCGTCGCCGCGCTCTTTTCGGGTGTGGTCGGTGACGCACTCTTCCCACGGAGCGAGGACCTCGCGATCTGGCTACTGGACAACGTCCTGTTCGTCGGTGGACTCAACGAGCAGATTCGCGACGCCTTCGAACTCGAGGGATTCAGCTACGTCCTGATGTGGCTGGGCATCTCCATCCCACTGGGCTGGCTCCTCGGCCTCGTCGTCTCGCTCGCGGGCGTCATCCGCCCGAGCGGGGAATCAGCCTAATCGCACCCGACGATGCGATCCCGTCTTTCCGGCCAGTCACACCGATACGCCCGGTATTTTTAGGTCGGAGCGCCTTCCACCGATCATGGTCGAATTCAACGCAGTCACGACCGCCGTCGCGTTCCTCGCCGTGATCGTCGTCGGCATCGGTGGACTGCTGGGAATGGGTTTCATGACGTTCCGGACGACGATGATGATGGTCGCCCCGTCGATGGCGATCTTCGGGCTCATCTGCCTCGCGATCGGCGTGCAGTTCGGTGAATACCGGGCGGCCCAGTGACCACCCGGATCTGACTGTTCTCACGGCTCCTCGATCGCCGCTGCCGTCGAAGCAATAGCTACAGGCAGCGTCAGCGGCATCGCTCGGCGTTGGGGTCAGATGGAGACCCCCGGACCGAATCGTGAACAGCGGACAAATCGGCTCACTCGGCCGTCCGCCTGCGGGGGCTAGAATTATCGTACGCAGGTCCGGTGAGGGTGACTTCTGCAGGCAGACGGTTCACGCCGCTCAGCGTCGTCGAATCGCAGAAGCGTCCTGGCGGAGTCCTGCGCGAGCGGAGCGAGCGCAGGGCACGCCAGGACGTGAACGTAGTGAGTGTAACGAACGAAGTGAGCGTCCTGGCGGAGATTTGAACTCCGGTCCCCGGCTCCGCAGGCCAGGAGGATAGTCCACTACCCTACCAGAACTCATTCTATGATAGGAGCAGAGCGCACTAAAGGAGTTACGAATCGGTGCCGGCGTGGGTGAAGGACTCGTTTGAACGTTCGGTACTCCCTTTTGAGTGGGGAACGAATTGAGTGTATGAAGCGACGCACGGTCCTCTCGACCGTTGCAGCCGCCAGTGCCGCCGGAGTGGCGGGATGTCTCTCGCGTGGCGACGACGGGTCGGACGATAGCGACGGCGACTCGAATTCCGACGCTACCGACGGCGATTCCGGCAGTGACGTCACGAACGACAGTGGAAACGTCACCAACGGCGGAAGTGGGGGCTGTTCGGATCCCTGCGAAACACCGGCGATCGGCGAGCAGTCGATCGAAACGACCTCCACGACCTGTGACGGTCAGGACACGTCCGAAGCGTCGGCGCGCGTCGACGATCACGACGTCGTGGTGCAAGGAACGCTGTCGGCGTCGACGCCATGCCACGACGCGGTACTCACGGACGCGTCGATCGAGAACGGTCAGCTCCGGGTGACCGTCGACGTCACTCCTCGCGACGGAGTCTGCGCCCAGTGTATTGCAGAAATCTCGTACAGAGCCACGATCGGCGTGACGAACGTGGACGCCATCGACGGAGTGCAGGTGCGCCACGTCGGCGGCCAGGAGCATTCCTGCGAACTCGACTAGCGGGGAGCCCTTCGAGCACCGGCGCGATCGATTCGCGGGCCACACCTTCTTGTCGGAAGCCGGGGCAAGCCGGGCCCGTGTACCGACGAACCCCCGGCGACGATCGTCAGTCGACGCGAGTCGAAAACCGACAGCCAGCGCGGCGATTCCGCGCCAACGACAACGCTTAAACGGCGGCCTACCATGCTGAGCGATAGAATGGGCGTCATCGAGGAGATCCACGAGGACCTCGAGGCCGACGTGGAGTTAGCGGAGTTCCGCGACGCGGTCGAGGAACGCGTCGAGCGGATGGGGGGACTCGCGGACGAGGAGACCGCGGCGATGCTCGTCGCGCACGAACTCGACGAGGACGGCGGCGAAGTCGAGGGCGTCGCGGAGATCGAAGCGGGCATGGAGGAGGTCAAGTTCGTCGCGAAGGTCGTCTCCGTGGGCGAACTGAAGACCTTCGAGCGAGACGACGACGGGAGTGAGAACGACGACGTCGACGAAACCGAAGCAGAGGAGGAACCGGCTGCCCGCGAGGAGGGAGCAGCCCAGGACGAACAGTCCAACGAGGGCCGCGTACTCAACGCCGAGGTAGCCGACGAGACCGGGCAGATCCGGGTCGCCTTCTGGGACGCACTCGCCACCGACGCCGCCGAGCGGATGGAACGAGGCGACGTCGTCCGGATCGCTGGCCGGCCCGCCGAGGGCTACCGGGGCCTGGAAGTGAACGTCGACAAGGCAGAACCGGATCCAGGCGTCGAGGTCGACGTCGATCTGGAGGGCACGACCAGCATCGACGACCTGACGCTGGGCCGGTCGGACGTCAACGTCGAGGCCCTCGTACTCGACACCGAGTCCGTCCGTACCTTCGACCGCGACGACGGCTCGGAGGGGAAGGTCTCCAATCTCGCACTCGGCGATCCCTCGGGGCGCATCCGGGCGACGCTCTGGGACGGCATGGCCGATCGCGCCGAGGAACTCGAACCCGGCACCTCCGTCGAGGTCGTCGACGGCTACGTTCGCGAGCGCGACGGCGACCTCGAACTCCACGTCGGCGAACGTGGCGCAGTCGAGGAAATCGACGAGTCGGTCGAGTACGAACCGGACTCGACGCCGATCGGCGAGGTCGAGATCGACCAGCAGGTCGACCTCGTCGGCGTCGTCCGTTCGGCCGATCCCAAACGCACCTTCGACAGGGACGACGGGTCCGAGGGCCAGGTCCGAAACGTTCGCGTCCAGGACGACTCGGGAGACATTCGCGTGGCCCTCTGGGGCGACAAGGCGGACCTCGACATCTCACCGGGTGACGAACTCGCGCTTGCGGACGTGGAGATCCAGGACGGCTGGCAGGACGACCTCGAAGCATCTGCAGGCTGGCAGGCAGCGGTGACGGTGCTCGAGCGCGACGACGGCCTCCCCGCAGGTGGCGGCGGGACCGCCGACGGCGACGCGGACCTCTCGGCCTTCGGAGACGACGGCTCGGGCGACAGTGGCGACGAAGCGGCGAGCGAGGGCGCGACGGACGACGCCGAATCCAGCGGCGCGGAACGACCGGTGGCCGAGGCAGCGGACGCGACCGCAGAGGGGCCGGGCGCCCAACGGGGCACCAGTTCGGAGTCGGTCGACGACGCCGACGACGACGCGGTCGTCGCCGTTGGCGAGACTGTCGAGTTCACCGGCGTCGTGGTCCAGGCTGGCGATCCGATCATCCTCGACGACGGCGAGCAAACGGTCCGCGTCGACGCAGACGCCGACATCCACCTCGGCGACGAAATCACCGTCCGGGGCGAGGGCGTCGAGGACGACCGGATCGCCGCCGCCGACGTCTTCTGACCGCTCTCGCGTTCCGAGGACGACGAGCGATACTCCGTCGGCTGGTCGCGAGTGCAGCGATCCTCGCTCGCGGGACGAGCCAGACGGAGAGCATCTGAACGCCACGCAGAGCAAAACGTTAACGGCAGCGCTCCCCCGAAAGCAGGTATGAGCGTCGAGCTCCCCTTCGCACCAGTCGATACGATCATTCGACGGAACGCCGGCGACCTCCGGGTGAGCGCGGAGGCCGCCGAGGAGCTCGCCAGACGAGTCGAGGACCGCGGTGCCGACCTCGCCGTGGACGCGGCCGAGCACGCGACGGCAGACGGGCGGAAGACGCTGATGGCGGAGGACTTCGGCGTCGAGGCGACGATCGACAAGAACGCGCTGGAGCTACCCGTCGCGCCGGTCGATCGCATCGCCCGTCTGAAGATCGACGGGCAGTACCGCGTCTCCATGGACGCCCGCATCGCACTCGCCGACATCCTCGAGGACTACGCAGACAACGTCGCCGAAGCGGCGGCGATCCTCGCCCGGCACGCCGATCGCCGGACGGTGAAAGCCGAGGACGTCGAGACCTACTTCGCGCTGTTCGACGCCACGTGAGATGCAGTTTGGGTACAGCGACCTCTGTCTCGAGCACGATCCAGGGCGGCGGCACCCGGAGTCGCCGGACCGTCTCCGGGCGATTCGCGAGGGACTGAAACGCCAGCACGGCGTGGAGTACGTCGACGCAGATCCGATCGACCTCGACGCCGTGCGGGAGCTCCACGACCCCGACTACGTCGAGGAACTACAGTCGTTCTGCGAAGACGGCGGCGGCGAGTGGGATCCCGACACCGTCGTCGTCCACGGAACGTGGGACGCGATCCTGAAGAGCGCCGGACTGGCACGCTGGGCCGCCGAGCGCGTGATGGCCGGCGACGACGGCCGCGACACGCCATTCTCGATCGGCCGACCGCCAGGCCACCACGCCGTGGCCGACGACGCGATGGGATTTTGCTTCGTGAACAACGCCGGGATCGCCGCCCAGACCGCCCTCGAAGCCGGTGCCGACCGCGTCGCCATTCTCGACTGGGACGTCCACCACGGCAACGGTACGCAGGACCTGTTCTACGATCGCGACGACGTCTTCTTCGCCTCCATCCACGAGGAGGGCATCTACCCGGGCACCGGGGACAGCAACGAGACCGGCACCGGAGCCGGAGCAGGCGCGACCCTCAACGTCCCGATGCCCCCGGGCGCTGGTGACGCCGCGTACGGCCTCGCCATAGAGTCGCTGGTCCGACCCGCACTCGAACGAGTCGAGCCGGACTGCTTCCTGATCAGCGCGGGCTTCGACGCCCACCGCCACGATCCGATCTCGCGGATGAGCGTCTCGACGGAGGGCTACGGCTGGCTGGCGACGCTCGCGCGGTCGATCGCGGACGACGTCGGTGCAGGCCTCGGATTCGTGCTCGAGGGCGGCTACGGACTCGACGTGCTCGCCGAGTCCGTGCGCACCGTCCACGAGGTCTGTGACGGCTACCAGCCGGTGGAGCCCGACGAGGAGCCGAGCGAGGCCGTCCGGTCCCGGATCGACGCGATCGCGACGGCACACCAGGCGGTGCGGGGCGACTGAGTGACGATTCGCGGAGCGGTCCGCGGCGACCGCTCACGGACTCGGGTCGAAGTACTCCGCGAGTGGATCGGCGAACGCCGGGAGCAAGTCGACGAGGTCGTCGCCGACCAGCACCTCGTACTCGCTCTGGAGGCGTCGCTCGACGCCGGCGCCGTGTCGCACGTCGAAGAGCGAGTCGCCGTCGAGGAGGTCGATCGCGTTCGTCGCCTCGCGTGGTCGTTCGACCACGTACCGATCCTCCTCGACGAACGGGCCGTAGACGTCGGGATCGTCCGCGTAGGCGTCGTAGAAGTTGTCGGCGTGCTCGCGGACCTGGACGGGCGGTCCTTCGTGGCGCTCGACGGCCGGTCGGTGAGTGACCTCGAGTTCGACCAGGAGGATCGCCTCGCCCTCGGCGACGGCGGTCGTCGAGCGAAGGACGTCGAAGCCCTTGCGCTCGAGGAGTCCGACGACGCCGCCCAGCGACGCCCGAAGCTGCGGATAGAGGTCATCGTCGACGAGGTCCGGCGCAGTGAACCTGATCGCCACGGGCGTGGTATCCCTGCGCTCGACGTGTTCGCAGAGCCCCTCCGCCGTGATCGCCGGCACCTCGCTCGGTGGGACCTTCTCCGTCTCGAAGTAGGCCGGATCCGGGTCGTCGAGGAACTCGCGGGCGTAGTGCTGGAGCCGCGCGACGTTCGCCGCCGAGCAGACCGCCGCGACGTTCCGCTCGGGATCGGTGGGATCGATGACCACGAGCGGATCGTCGAACGTGGCGGTGCCGTGATCGACGGGGTCGAGGACCACCGGCGGTTGCCAGTCGGCAGCCGCCTCGAGCAGGCCACGGAACCCGCCGTACACCAGGACGAGCAACTCGGTGAGGTAACCGGAGAGGCCGCGGGTGCGGAGGTTGCTCCCGTAGATGCCGATCGTGGTCGCGAACGCCTTGGCGAGTCTGACCTCGGTCGCGAGGTCGTCGTCGAGGCGATCCTGGACGTACTCGGTGTGGAACGGCGTGCGATCGACGGCGGATCGTATCTCCGTCGCGTCCTCGAGGTCGTAACATGGGACGACGTCGACGGCGATCGCGTCGAGGGAGCCTTCGGCGACCGTCCCGGTGACGTACGGGTGCTCGGCGTACTCCTCGTGGCCGTTTCCGAGGACCGCGTGGCCGACCGCGAGTCCGTGTTCTTCCAGGGATTCGCGACCGAGGTCCGCCGGGAACTGCAGGAAGACGTCGACGTCACGCTCGCCGGGCAGCCAGGTCGATCTGGCAGTCGAGCCCACGAGCGCGATCTCGGCCTCGACCTCGCGGTCCGCGATGGCGCGTTCGGCGCGCTCGCACAGCCGCTCGGTCGCCGTCGCGAGTGCCGAGCGTTCGGCCTCGTCCGGTGTGACGAGTTCCCGTGCCCGGTCGAGCACGGCGTCGAGGTCGTCCATCTCGCCCGAGCGTTCACCTGTCTGGGCCGAAAGGGTTCCGGTCGGTCCGAGGTGGGGTGTCCGGGGCAGACCGTGCTACGCCCTGGCGTAATCCGGGGAAAGCGAAAGCCTAATCAAATGCTTCCGGGCTATTTGTGCCTGCAGCGGGCCGCCATAGCTCAGTTGGTAGAGCACCACGCTGTTAACGTGGTTGTCCCAGGTTCGAGCCCTGGTGGTGGCGCTCCTTGCTTTTTCGCGACGTATGATCCACGAGTCGGCGGTCCGGCCCGCCGAACAGGCGAGGAATTAGGAGTCGGTATGCCCAACAAGAGCGGCATGGACGAGTCCGTGACGCGCCGGAGAGCACTCTTCCTCGGGGGCGCAGCCGTCGGCATCGCCGGCTGTATCGGCACAGACGACGGGACGGAGAGCAACGACGATGGAGACGGAACGGGCGACGGCGCACCGGACGGGGCCGGTGGTGGACAGGATGGAAGCGACGACGGGACCGACGCGGAGGTGCCACTGCAGAACGTCCCGGACTCGATCGCCCTCGATACGCTCGTTGACGGCCTCCAGGCACCGGTTGGCATCGAATTCTCACCCGATTCCGAACGCGCGTACGTGCTCGAGCAGGGCGGTCGGATCCTGGCACTCGACGGGAGCGGTTCGCTGCTCGATTCGCCAGTGCTCGACCTTCGAGAGCCGATCGTCGCGGGCGGCGAACGCGGCCTGCTCGGACTCGCCTTGCACCCCGAGTTCGCGAGCAATCGGCAGGCGTTCGTCCGATACAGCGCGCCGTCACGCGAGGGCACGCCCGACGGATACGACCACACCTTCGTGCTCGCGTCTTTCGAGGCGACCGAGGACGGCACCTCGTTCCGTCGCGAGAGCGAGCAGACGATTCTCGAGATTCCCGAACCCCAGAGCAATCACAACGCCGGTGACCTCGCGTTCGGGCCCGACGGATACCTCTACGTCCCGGTCGGCGACGGTGGCGCTGGCGACGACCAGGGCGCCGGCCACGTCGACGACTGGTACGGCGAGGTCGCGGGCGGGAACGGCCAGGACGTGACCGAGAACCTCCTCGGGAGCCTCCTCCGCCTCGATATCGACGGTGGCGATCCGTACGCGATTCCGGACGACAACCCGCTCGTCGGAGAGGCCGGCCGGGACGAACACTACGCCTGGGGATTCCGGAACCCCTGGCGGATCTCCTTCGACGCCGGCGGCGACGGTACCGATCTCTACGTCGCCGACGTCGGCCAATCGAGCTACGAAGAGGTGAACCTGGTCGAGGCCGGTGGGAACTATGGCTGGAACGTCCGCGAGGGTGCGCACTGCTTCCAGACGGAGTCCTGCCCCTCGAGGACGCCGGACGACGTCCGAGGCGGCGAACCACTGCTCGATCCAGTCGTCGAGTACCCACACAGCGGCGGGGAGGTCACGGGCGTCTCGGTCATCGGCGGTCACGTCTACCGCGGGGCAGCAATCGACGGCCTCGGCGGCGTCTACGTGTTCGGTGACTTCGCTCCGCGGGGCAAACTGTTCGCTTCAGCGCCCGGCGAGGGAGGGTCGACCTGGCCGATTCGGACGATCGCGATCGATGGAGCCTCCGTCGAGTCGCTGTACGCGTTCGGGCAGGACGGCGAGGGCGAATGTTACGCACTCGGGAGTGG from Salinarchaeum sp. Harcht-Bsk1 includes these protein-coding regions:
- a CDS encoding DUF6517 family protein; translated protein: MKRQGLLVLAVVGLLVTTGCVGLVLGDGLEMDSEPAAVSDEALAETGFQFSDHRTLWLNETVAVAGQEREINASAHATIYNRTTNLERFERDTGGFVVISTPDVSVAGESANPAARMSNRELVERFQGELESEVGQLGNLTKVSERTEPVLGYAAAVSVFETTTTIEGREVTLYVHVTKVQHEDDLVIGIGVHPEALAQQAPEIHRLLRGIEHPASI
- a CDS encoding digeranylgeranylglycerophospholipid reductase is translated as MDDHYDVVIAGAGPAGAQCARDVAARGYDVVVLETEAEDEFPAQSNKSTGGTFPSMMAAFGIPDDVVMQFTDEVVLESPNDFYVQDQPGAVLEFADFKRFLVADSQEKGADYIWDARVTAPLTEGGELVGVTYNGDEEVRGEVIVDATGPSAPLAKKLGVSNLERRNQAIGIEYEFEGVNLDADGHADLADAMMLRLDHDLAPGGYSWIFHTGDDTAKVGLCYIQNESYQRYATADRTIDGYLDYWVGKDPRLQDATRLEGKQHRGSAHIQPPTSLSTDSFMAIGDTVPTIDPLWGEGIHKCMKSARSAAIVADHALTGEVNTSAEKLSIYDKLWHQDVAPNVNKRLLMTKLLYLAPNGRYDQLMNDLRSAAKNTLAEANEGNKRAIASLLHLRDVPTLARLAKLHYSG
- a CDS encoding aldo/keto reductase, which encodes MSEQLPAAADCPTIDGVPALGIGTWENEDPEQCAESVRTALEAGYRHVDTAQIYGNEEAVGNGIAAANVDREDIFLATKVWIDNLDHDDVIATTEESLEKLGVDRVDLLYVHWPARAYDPEDSLSAFAELRERGLIDHVGVSNFLPEQVDRAIEVSEAPIVANQVELHPYLPQYDLVEHCQDRDVTVVGYSPLARGNVLDDDTIGAIAEKHGVSEAQVSLAWLRQRDVVTIPKATSAEHVHDNWKSLDLTLDDEDVEQIESIEHRERQVDPSFGPWN
- a CDS encoding single-stranded DNA binding protein, with amino-acid sequence MGVIEEIHEDLEADVELAEFRDAVEERVERMGGLADEETAAMLVAHELDEDGGEVEGVAEIEAGMEEVKFVAKVVSVGELKTFERDDDGSENDDVDETEAEEEPAAREEGAAQDEQSNEGRVLNAEVADETGQIRVAFWDALATDAAERMERGDVVRIAGRPAEGYRGLEVNVDKAEPDPGVEVDVDLEGTTSIDDLTLGRSDVNVEALVLDTESVRTFDRDDGSEGKVSNLALGDPSGRIRATLWDGMADRAEELEPGTSVEVVDGYVRERDGDLELHVGERGAVEEIDESVEYEPDSTPIGEVEIDQQVDLVGVVRSADPKRTFDRDDGSEGQVRNVRVQDDSGDIRVALWGDKADLDISPGDELALADVEIQDGWQDDLEASAGWQAAVTVLERDDGLPAGGGGTADGDADLSAFGDDGSGDSGDEAASEGATDDAESSGAERPVAEAADATAEGPGAQRGTSSESVDDADDDAVVAVGETVEFTGVVVQAGDPIILDDGEQTVRVDADADIHLGDEITVRGEGVEDDRIAAADVF
- a CDS encoding histone family protein; the encoded protein is MSVELPFAPVDTIIRRNAGDLRVSAEAAEELARRVEDRGADLAVDAAEHATADGRKTLMAEDFGVEATIDKNALELPVAPVDRIARLKIDGQYRVSMDARIALADILEDYADNVAEAAAILARHADRRTVKAEDVETYFALFDAT
- a CDS encoding histone deacetylase, encoding MQFGYSDLCLEHDPGRRHPESPDRLRAIREGLKRQHGVEYVDADPIDLDAVRELHDPDYVEELQSFCEDGGGEWDPDTVVVHGTWDAILKSAGLARWAAERVMAGDDGRDTPFSIGRPPGHHAVADDAMGFCFVNNAGIAAQTALEAGADRVAILDWDVHHGNGTQDLFYDRDDVFFASIHEEGIYPGTGDSNETGTGAGAGATLNVPMPPGAGDAAYGLAIESLVRPALERVEPDCFLISAGFDAHRHDPISRMSVSTEGYGWLATLARSIADDVGAGLGFVLEGGYGLDVLAESVRTVHEVCDGYQPVEPDEEPSEAVRSRIDAIATAHQAVRGD
- the cca gene encoding CCA tRNA nucleotidyltransferase, giving the protein MDDLDAVLDRARELVTPDEAERSALATATERLCERAERAIADREVEAEIALVGSTARSTWLPGERDVDVFLQFPADLGRESLEEHGLAVGHAVLGNGHEEYAEHPYVTGTVAEGSLDAIAVDVVPCYDLEDATEIRSAVDRTPFHTEYVQDRLDDDLATEVRLAKAFATTIGIYGSNLRTRGLSGYLTELLVLVYGGFRGLLEAAADWQPPVVLDPVDHGTATFDDPLVVIDPTDPERNVAAVCSAANVARLQHYAREFLDDPDPAYFETEKVPPSEVPAITAEGLCEHVERRDTTPVAIRFTAPDLVDDDLYPQLRASLGGVVGLLERKGFDVLRSTTAVAEGEAILLVELEVTHRPAVERHEGPPVQVREHADNFYDAYADDPDVYGPFVEEDRYVVERPREATNAIDLLDGDSLFDVRHGAGVERRLQSEYEVLVGDDLVDLLPAFADPLAEYFDPSP
- a CDS encoding sorbosone dehydrogenase family protein; the protein is MPNKSGMDESVTRRRALFLGGAAVGIAGCIGTDDGTESNDDGDGTGDGAPDGAGGGQDGSDDGTDAEVPLQNVPDSIALDTLVDGLQAPVGIEFSPDSERAYVLEQGGRILALDGSGSLLDSPVLDLREPIVAGGERGLLGLALHPEFASNRQAFVRYSAPSREGTPDGYDHTFVLASFEATEDGTSFRRESEQTILEIPEPQSNHNAGDLAFGPDGYLYVPVGDGGAGDDQGAGHVDDWYGEVAGGNGQDVTENLLGSLLRLDIDGGDPYAIPDDNPLVGEAGRDEHYAWGFRNPWRISFDAGGDGTDLYVADVGQSSYEEVNLVEAGGNYGWNVREGAHCFQTESCPSRTPDDVRGGEPLLDPVVEYPHSGGEVTGVSVIGGHVYRGAAIDGLGGVYVFGDFAPRGKLFASAPGEGGSTWPIRTIAIDGASVESLYAFGQDGEGECYALGSGANGGTVWRLGPAE